In one window of Kitasatospora sp. MMS16-BH015 DNA:
- a CDS encoding alpha-ketoglutarate-dependent dioxygenase AlkB, whose protein sequence is MDYQLQGSLFGSAEEIGLGPLAAVRRTVLGEGAWIDLRPGWLHGADAVFERLLQEVPWRAERREMYDRVVDVPRLLAHYREGAELPDLVLDRARDALSAHYAEELGEPFATAGLCYYRDGRDSVAWHGDRHGRGNQRDTMVAILSVGAPRPLLLRPRTGGHPPVRHPLGHGDLLVMGGSCQRTWDHAVPKTTRPTGPRISIQFRPRGVS, encoded by the coding sequence ATGGACTACCAGCTGCAAGGCTCCCTGTTCGGGTCGGCCGAGGAGATCGGGCTCGGGCCGCTGGCGGCGGTGCGGCGCACGGTGCTGGGCGAGGGCGCCTGGATCGACCTGCGGCCCGGCTGGCTGCACGGGGCCGACGCGGTGTTCGAACGGCTGCTGCAGGAGGTGCCCTGGCGGGCCGAGCGGCGGGAGATGTACGACCGGGTGGTGGACGTGCCCCGCCTGCTCGCCCACTACCGCGAGGGCGCCGAACTGCCGGACCTGGTGCTCGACCGGGCCCGGGACGCGCTCAGCGCGCACTACGCCGAGGAGCTCGGCGAGCCCTTCGCCACCGCCGGCCTCTGCTACTACCGCGACGGCCGGGACAGCGTGGCCTGGCACGGCGACCGGCACGGCCGGGGCAACCAGCGGGACACCATGGTCGCCATCCTCTCGGTCGGCGCACCCCGCCCCCTGCTGCTCCGCCCGCGCACCGGCGGCCACCCGCCCGTCCGCCACCCCCTGGGCCACGGCGACCTGCTCGTGATGGGCGGCTCCTGCCAACGCACCTGGGACCACGCCGTCCCCAAGACCACCCGCCCCACCGGCCCCCGGATCAGCATCCAGTTCCGCCCCCGGGGCGTGAGCTGA
- a CDS encoding 4'-phosphopantetheinyl transferase: protein MIERIVDPALVAAASSTADSPVQDLHPAERARIARSVAARQAEYATTRACARRAMAQLGVAAGPVLTGEHGEPRWPVGLVGSLTHCAGYRAAAVGRAEDLLAIGIDAEPNGALKDGVLEAVSLPAEREWIRRLSGPYPGVAWDRLLFSAKEAVYKAWYPLTHRRLEFDQALITVDRVRGTFEARLLVPGPEVDGTGLTVLPGRWLAGAGLVVTSVVLPRTSLPPQ, encoded by the coding sequence ATGATCGAACGGATCGTCGACCCCGCGCTGGTGGCCGCGGCGAGCAGCACCGCGGACAGCCCGGTCCAGGACCTGCACCCCGCCGAACGCGCCCGGATCGCCCGGTCGGTGGCCGCGCGGCAGGCCGAGTACGCGACGACGCGGGCCTGCGCCCGGCGGGCGATGGCGCAGCTGGGGGTGGCGGCCGGGCCGGTGCTCACCGGCGAGCACGGCGAACCCCGGTGGCCGGTCGGGCTGGTGGGCAGCCTGACCCACTGCGCGGGGTACCGCGCCGCAGCGGTCGGCCGGGCCGAGGACCTGCTCGCGATCGGCATCGACGCCGAGCCGAACGGCGCCCTGAAGGACGGGGTACTCGAGGCGGTCTCGCTGCCCGCCGAGCGGGAGTGGATCCGCCGGCTGAGCGGCCCGTACCCCGGCGTGGCCTGGGACCGGCTGCTGTTCAGCGCCAAGGAGGCGGTCTACAAGGCCTGGTACCCGCTGACGCACCGTCGGCTGGAGTTCGACCAGGCGCTGATCACGGTGGACCGGGTGCGCGGCACCTTCGAGGCCCGCCTGCTCGTCCCGGGCCCGGAGGTGGACGGGACGGGGCTCACCGTGCTGCCCGGCCGCTGGCTGGCCGGGGCCGGACTGGTCGTCACCTCGGTGGTCCTCCCACGAACGAGTCTTCCGCCGCAGTGA
- a CDS encoding flavin reductase family protein, which yields MGTRSEEEPGKGFDAFTDLLDYPVYVVTAAAAGARAGCLVGFASQCSISPPRFMVWLSTANRTYRVARDADHLAVHLLPPDHGLAELFGGRTGEEVDKFAAVDWDAGPAGAVLLRAAPAWFVGRVVGRSDGGDHVGFRLAPVAAGRGPRARPMSFREVRDIRAGHPA from the coding sequence ATGGGGACGAGGTCGGAAGAAGAGCCTGGCAAGGGGTTCGACGCGTTCACCGATCTGCTCGACTACCCGGTGTACGTGGTGACGGCCGCCGCCGCCGGGGCTCGGGCGGGGTGTCTGGTCGGCTTCGCGAGTCAGTGTTCGATCTCGCCGCCGCGCTTCATGGTCTGGCTCTCCACGGCCAACCGGACGTACCGGGTCGCCCGGGACGCGGACCACCTGGCGGTCCACCTGCTGCCGCCCGACCACGGCCTGGCGGAGCTGTTCGGCGGCCGCACGGGCGAGGAGGTCGACAAGTTCGCGGCGGTCGACTGGGACGCCGGACCCGCCGGTGCGGTGCTGCTCCGGGCCGCGCCGGCCTGGTTCGTCGGTCGGGTGGTGGGGCGGTCGGACGGCGGAGACCACGTCGGTTTCCGGCTCGCGCCGGTGGCGGCGGGGCGTGGGCCGCGGGCCCGGCCGATGTCCTTCCGGGAGGTCCGGGACATCCGGGCCGGCCATCCGGCCTGA
- a CDS encoding WhiB family transcriptional regulator — protein MAHTPHAPHPTEVDDFPARQQLHGACGRTADRAAWLEQRETAAKAVCGHCTVRVECRRYALTTREPYGVWGGLTEIERHRLLADGLRRPESVHRG, from the coding sequence GTGGCACACACCCCACACGCCCCTCACCCGACCGAGGTCGACGACTTCCCCGCCCGTCAGCAGCTGCACGGGGCCTGCGGCCGGACCGCCGACCGGGCCGCCTGGCTCGAACAGCGCGAGACGGCGGCGAAGGCGGTCTGCGGGCACTGCACCGTCCGGGTCGAGTGCCGGCGCTACGCCCTCACCACTCGCGAGCCGTACGGGGTATGGGGCGGCCTGACCGAGATCGAACGCCACCGCCTGCTCGCCGACGGCCTCCGGCGGCCGGAGTCGGTCCACCGAGGCTGA